From Chryseotalea sp. WA131a:
ATCTACCAGAAACTAAAGGTGCGGAGGAATCGCCTGATGGTTTAAGTAAACAACAGTTTGATGCGTTGCTTGAAACCAACAAATTAGTGCTAATTGATTTTTATGCCGACTGGTGTGCGCCTTGCAAAAAAATGAAGCCATATATAAATGAAATCTCAAAAGAGATGGCTGATAAGGTCGTTGTAATCAGCATAAATACAGACGAGAATCAGGCTTTATGTAAGGAATTGAACATTGATGCCATACCTGTGCTGCAAATTTACAAAGCAAAATCTCTGGTTTGGTCAAATACTGGCTTTATTGAGAAAGAAGCGGTCGTAAAACAATTACAATAGGTGAAAGAATTAGGGCTTGGCTTTTGTAACTTTGAAGTATGAGCGCATTGCAACTAAATTCAATTTTTCCTCAATTTGATACGGAACTGATTTCTAATCTGGAAAACATAGGTCAGGTAACTGAATTTAAGGAAGGTGAAATTCTGATGAGGTCAGGCCAATATTTCAAGAATTCACTTTTAATTTTAGAAGGCAGGGTAAAACTATACAGAGAGGGCGATGATGGTGAAGAGTTCTTTCTGTATTACCTCGAAAAAGGTGGTGCATGCGCCTTGTCCATGATTTGTGCTGCAAAAAATGAGACAAGTGCCATCAAAGCGCGAGCAATTACAAATGTAAAGGCATTAGCAGTACCTATTCTTCATATGGATGCGCTAATGAAGGAACATAAGCAATGGTATTATTTTGTATTGGAAACCTATCGCTCTCGCTTTAGCGAATTATTAGAGGTAATAGACCATGTTGTATTCCACTCAATGGATGAAAAACTCGAATTCTACCTGAAACGTCAATTCGATTCATTAGGCTCTAAAATTTCCATTACTCATCATGCAATTGCAGATGACTTAAATTCATCGCGCGAAGTAATTTCACGACTTTTAAAGAAGCTCGAATCTCAAAAGCGAATTTCCATTTCCAGGAATGAAATTACTCGCTTAAATTTTTGACACTATGTGACAATAGTCACTCAAAACAGGAAGGATAACCCCCAGCTTTGCTGAGAATTAATCGGCAATGGATAATTTTCTTGGTTATGTGGTTTCTGGCCTAATTGGGGTGTCTTTAGGTCTTATTGGCGGAGGTGGCTCAATAATCGCTGTTCCTATGCTGGTGTACTTATTTCACATCGAGCCCGTTTTCGCCACAGCCTATTCACTCGTTATTGTCGGTTCTACTTCTTTAGTGGGCAGCATTCGTAGTTCATTAAATAAAATGGTGGATTTCAAAACTGCTTTCTTGTTTTCAATTCCCTCGCTGGTTGCAGTTTATTTGACCAGACATTTTTTGCTGCCTCAAATACCCTCAATGATTTTCGCGGCTGGGGAATTTATCCTTACAAAAGATACTTTGCTTATGATCTTCTTTTCTGCTCTCATGATCATCGCTTCTCTCAAAATGATTACGAGCACGGCTACAGAAGTTCAAGACGGCTCCGAAATTCAATTCGACTATTTAAAGATGTCAATTCAAGCGATTATTTTGGGCATAGTTACAGGTATCATTGGAGCGGGTGGAGGATTTTTGATGATTCCTGCATTGGTTTTATTTGCTGGCCTTGGAATGAAAAAGGCGATTGGCACCTCCTTGGTCATCATTACGATCAATTCGTTGTCCGGTTTTTTGGGTGACCTAGGAACAGGTATTCAATTAAATTATACATTGGTAGCCATAATCTCTGGTTTTGCCATCGCGGGTGTTTTTGTCGGAACGTATCTATCAAAGTTTATTGATGGAAGTAATTTAAAAAAAGGTTTTGGTTGGTTTGCGTTAATAATGGCATTGGTAATCCTTGCTAAAGAGCTATTTTTTTAAAACTGCAATTGTCGGGAAACCCAAATTTTTCTCCAAAACACTACTTAGTGACAGAAGTCACCAACAAGCATTACAACACTCTCTACCTTTGTTATAACAACTAGCACACGAAAATAAAAACACAGCTATGACAATTGAACAAATTTATACCGGATGCTTGGCGCAAGGCGCTTATTATATCCGTTCTGGAAATGAAGCCGCCATTATTGATCCGCTTCGTGAAGTGGATTCTTACATAGAAAGGGCTCGAAACGATGGTGCTACTATTAAGTACATTTTAGAAACTCATTTTCACGCTGATTTCGTTTCAGGCCATTTGGATCTTGCTGCCAAGACAGGAGCAACAATAGTATTTGGACCAACAGCAGCTCCTAAATTCAAAGCTCATATTGCCATTGATGGTGAGGAATTGAAAGTGGGCAACATTGTATTCAAAGTATTGCACACACCTGGGCATACCATGGAATCAACTACCTACCTATTGAAAGATGAAGATGGAAAGGAAGTAGCCATATTTACAGGTGATACCCTTTTCTTAGGTGATGTAGGGCGTCCTGATCTGGCTCAAAAAGCAGCACACCTAACGAAAGAACAATTAGCGGGTCTTTTATTTGATTCATTGCATGCTAAGATAATTCCGTTATCGGATAGTCTTACGGTTTATCCAGCCCACGGTGCCGGTTCTGCTTGTGGCAAAAATATGAGCAAAGACACCGTTGATACATTAGGACATCAAAAGCAAACGAATTATGCATTACGGGCGAGCATGTCACGCGAAGAATTCATCAATGAAGTCACTGACGGCTTGGTAGCGCCACCAGCCTATTTTCCAGAGAACGTGAGAATGAACAAAGAAGGGTACGAAAGCATCGACAAAGTAATAAAATCAGGTACACAGCCTTTGACCACCGAAGAGTTTGAATGGATAGCCAATGAAACAGGCGCGTTGATTTTAGATACGCGTTCAGCTAATGACTTTAGGATGGGCTTTATACCCAACTCAATTAACATTGGTATTGAGGGCAGCTTTGCACCTTGGGTGGGTGCATTGATACCGGGAGTGAACCAGCCTCTTTTGATTATTAGCGATAAAGGCAGAGAAGAAGAGGTAGTTACTCGCTTGGCTCGTGTTGGTTATGACAATACACTTGGTTATCTGAACAACGGATTCGAATCTTGGGTAGCTGCAGGAAAAGAAACAGATACAATAGATTCAATTGCGGCTGAAGAATTATCAAATCAGTTGACAAAGGATACAATTATTATAGATGTCCGTAAGCAAAGTGAGTTTCAAGCTGAGCATGTAGAAGGTGCCATTAACCTTCCACTAGATTTTATTAATGATCATCTTGCTGAGATACCAAAGCAAGGAAAAGTATTTGTGCATTGCGCTGGCGGATACAGGTCTATGATTGCAATTTCTATTTTAAAAGCAAGAGGCTGGGACAATCTTATTGATGTGAGCGGGGGCTTCAAGGCTATCGCAGAAACAGCAATACCGAGGACAAACTTTGTTTGTGCGAAGTAGCGATTATTTAAACGTAACATTTTATTCATAAGAAAGAGACTGTAAGAATGCAGTCTCTTTTTTTTTAGATAATCTAAAATAAATAATAAATTCTGGTGAAGGTGACCTAGGTCACAGTGATCAGTTTTTGATTGGGATACTTTTGCACCAGTTAAAAAAAATTGATGATGAAAGAGTATTTAGGGTTGCTACTAGTTACATGGGGGTTATCGGTTTCTGCGCAAGAAATAGCTCCACTAAAATTACAAGATGCACTTGAAGTTGCTTTAAAGAGTAACAGAGAATTAGTCATCGCCAAATTAGATGAAGAAGGGAGCGCGGCTAAATTCAATCAGACGAATGCAGTTTTCCTTCCTCAGATCAATGTTAGCTATACCGCATTTACCTCAAATAATCCATTAAATGCTTTTGGTTTTAAGCTGCAACAGCAGGGCATAACCCAATCCGATTTTGACCCAAGCAGGTTAAACAATCCATCCGCTACACCAAATTTCATGGCCAAGGCGGAGCTGAATCAACCGTTAATCAATATGGACATGATTTACGCGCGGATGGCTGCCCATGAGCAAATCAATGTTTACGCTTATAAAACGAAACGCACCAAGGAGTTTATAATCCTTGAGGTTCAAAAGGCGTATACACAGTTGCAATTGGCACACGAAGCGGTGAATGTTTTAAACGAGGCTCTTCAAACAAGTAACGCAATTTATACATCCACTAACAATCGTTTTGAAAAGGGCTTGCTTCAAAAGTCAGACGTGTTGCAAGTGCAAGTGCAGGTAACCGCCACAGAGAGTAAGTTATCTGAAGCAAAAAGTAATGTAAAGAATGCCTCTGATTATTTGAGCTTGTTAATGGGAACAAAAACGGGAATTGTTTATGCTACAGACAGTATCAGTCGAGTTAATAATGAGCAAGCAATAGAATTACAAGTAAATGAAGGCCGTGCAGATTTTCAATCGATGAAAGCCGCTATACGGGCGCAAGATAGGATGATCAGTTCCGGAAGAATGGCTTACATACCCAAGCTTAATGCGTTCGCAAATTATTTTATCAACGACAAATCAGCCTTGGGGTTTGGTTCTAATTCGTATTTGCTAGGGGCTCAATTTTCATGGAATGTATTCTCGGGCACATCAGCAAAATATAAAGTTTCTGAGTATCAGGTAGGGCGCAACAAATTAGAACAGCAACTCAAGTATCAGAAAGAACAAAGCCAGTTGGAACTTGATAAAGCCAATCGTCAACTGAATGATGCATCTTTTTCGATCAAGCAATATGAAACATCGGTTAGCCAGGCTAGCGAAGCGTTGCGGATTCTTAAAAACCGTTTCGAACAAGGTTTGGTAACCAGCAACGATCTTTTACAAGCACAGGCTTCTTTGTCGCAACAAAAATTAATGAGAGCTCAAGCCATCTTTCAATACAATACAACAATATCCTATCTCCAATTTTTAACATCAACATCAGAAAAATAAAACGACTTATATGAATTTTAGAATAAATCAAATTGCAATCGTGCTGGCCTTTGGTGGAGTTTTACTTAGTTGTTCAGGAAATGAAAAGGAAAATCAATCTACCAAGGAAGAAGCAGTTCTTGTGACAGTAGGTTCAGTGTCAACTCAATCAACTAATTACATAACAACGAGCGGTCAAGTTACTTCAAAAGAAACGGCCGTAATAAGTACCCGTGTAATGGGCTTTGTTACTGGTTTCAAAGTTAAGGTAGGAGATAAAGTAAAAAAAGGACAATTGCTTGTAACGATCAGCAACGGAGACATTTTGGCTAAACGCGCACAGGCACAAGCCATGTTAACGGAAGCCGAAGCAGCATTGAAAGATGCGAAGAAAGATTATGAACGTTATGAAGAATTGTACAAGCAGAAAAGTGCCTCAGCTAAAGAGTTTGAGAACATAACGCTTCACTACAATTCAGTTAAGGCAAAAGTAGAAGCCGCCCACCAAATGAAAAACGAAGCGGATGCAATGCTTATCTATACAAATTTAACGGCTCCTTTCTCCGGAATTGTTACTCAACGCAACCTTGATGAAGGAAGTACGGCCAATCCTGGGATTCCAATATTAATGGTAGAGCAAGTGAGTAGTTACGAAGTGAGGGCATCTGTTTCTGAGGCAGATATTGCCAACATCAAAACAGGCATGGCAGCAGAATTGGAAGTAAAATCAACAGGCAAGAAGTATATCGGCAAAATAGGGGAAGTAAGCACTTCATCTCAATACAGTGGCGGTCAGTATTTTATTAAAATTTCGCTACCGTCTCAACAAGAACTTTTCTCAGGAATGTTTGTAAATGTTGCGATACCAATAGCAAACGCTAAAACCAACGAGAATAATATCTTAATCCCAGCCTCGGCACTAATTTATAAAGATCAATTGGTCGGCATCTACACCATCAGCCAAAGTAACAAAGCAATACTCCACTGGCTAAAAATTGGTAAAACTACTGGCGATAAAGTGGAAATTCTTTCTGGCCTAAATGCGGATGAAAAATTCATTCTTCAAAGCGAAGGTAAGCTCTTTAATGGCGCACCGATAAGTGTGAAATAGACTTCCAAAAAACAGAATTAACATAACGTGAAGTGGTAAACCCAACGTCTCATGTCTCAATACTAATATCTCACTACTTACTTCTTACTACTAACATCTCACTACTCACATCTCTTTACTAATTATGAACGAAGGATTATCAGGCAACATTGCTAAGGCATTTATCAAATCAAAGCTTACTATTTTATTGATGGTAGCTTTCTTGCTCATCGGGGCTTTTAGCACCATGCTAACGCCACGCGAAGAAGAACCCCAGATTGATGTACCCATGGCAGATATTTTTCTTCGCTATCCGGGAGCTTCACCAAAAGAAGTCGAAGCCCGTGTGGCTAAACCATTGGAAAAAATAATTTCCAATGTAAAGGGGGTGGAGTACGTTTACTCTACTTCTATGAATGGCCAGGCAATGGTTATCGTACAGTTTTATGTAGGCGAGGATATTGAACGCTCATTGGTAAAACTCTACAATGAGTTGATGAAGAACATGGATCAAATGCCCCCAGGTGTTTCCATGCCATTAGTAAAAACACGTGCAATAGATGACGTGCCCGTATTGGGCATCACCTTGTGGAGCGAAAAGTACAATGACTTTGAACTAAAACAACTTGGCCAAGCCTTAACAAGTGAGATCAAGAAAATACCCAATGTGGCAACCGTAAATATTATCGGTGGCCGAAGCCGTCAGGTAACAGTAATATTAGATAAAGATAAGTTAGCTCAAAATCATATTGATTTCCTTTCCATTAGCAAGCAGCTAGCTGGCAGCAATGCACAAATGCAAAGCGGTAACATGATTAACCGCGATACCGTGTTCTCAATTGATGCTGGTAACTTCCTTTCATCAGCGGAAGAAGTAGAAAATTTGATAATTGGATCCAATCAGGATAAACCTGTTTACTTGAAGCAAGTGGCCAAAGTTGAAGATGGTGCAGAGAGTCCATCTCAATATGTGTTTTTTGGATACGGTATGCACAGCGATACACTTGCCAGTAAGTACAGGTCTAATTATCCTGCGGTTACGCTTTCAATAGCCAAAAAGAAAGGAGCTGATGCGATGAATCTTTCTGAGCAAATAGTAGCAAAAGTGGAACACCTAAAGAAGGAATTGATTCCTGCTGATGTAAACGTAACACAAACCAGAAACTATGGGGAAACAGCTTCTGAGAAAGTATCGGAGCTTTTGCTTCATCTTTTTGTAGCTGTAATATCCGTAACTCTTTTCGTAATGCTGGCAATGGGTTGGCGTGGAGGTCTGGTGGTATTCTTATCGGTGCCAGTAACATTTGCGCTGACATTGTTTAGTTACTACATGATGGATTACACCCTTAATCGCATCACACTTTTTGCATTGGTATTTATTACCGGTATTGTGGTGGACGATTCAATCATTATTGCAGAGAATATGCACCGCCATTTTAAAATGAAAAAGTTGCCCTTTTTACAAGCCGCAATCTTCGCGATTAATGAAGTGGGTAACCCGACCATCTTGGCAACGTTTACTGTTATTGCTGCAGTTCTTCCAATGGCATTTGTTTCTGGAATGATGGGGCCTTATATGAGTCCTATGCCTATTGGAGCTTCGATCGCCATGATGCTGTCACTTGTGGTGGCGTTAACACTTACCCCTTATTTGGGTTACGTGTTTCTTCGCGAGAAGGAAGGACATAGCAGCAAACCGCATCCTACACTAGAGGAATCCAAAATTTACAAACTATACAAAGCCGTTATCAACCCAATGTTGGAAACACGTTGGAAACGCTGGGCATTTATTTTAGGCACTGTGGCGATACTTCTTTTCTCCTTTTCATTCTTTTATATGAAATGGGTAGCGGTAAAAATGTTACCGTTCGATAATAAGAATGAGTTTCAAGTAGTAATTGACATGCCAGAAGGCACTACACTTGAGCGCACTTCTGTAGTTACTCAAGAGATTGGCCAGTATTTGGCTGATCAAAGATTGGTAGTAAACTACCAAGGCTATGTAGGCACTGCCGGGCCCATCAGTTTTAATGGATTGGTAAGGCATTACGATTTGCGCAGAGGCAACAACGTAGCCGATATTCAAGTGAACTTGGTGGATAAAAAGGATAGAAGCATTCAAAGCCATGCCATTGTAAAACAATTGAGACCTGCCGTTCAGGCCATTGCAAAAAAGTACAACGCCAACGTAAAATTAGTAGAAGTACCTCCGGGTCCTCCAGTGCTTTCTACGATTGTTGCAGAAATATATGGCCCTGACTATGGTGAGCAAATCAAAGTAGCGCAACAAGTAAAAAACATCATTGGTCAAAACGAAGGAGTGGTTGACATGGATTGGATGACAGAAGCTGATCAAACAGAATACTCGTTTGAGGTTGACAAAGAAAAAGCAATGAGAATGGGTGTAGCTCCTGCACAAGTGGTGGCCACTATGAATGGTGCTCTTAGCAATATGCCAGTGGGTATTATGCACAATCCTGTTTCGTTCGATCCTGTGAATATTGTTCTTCAACTAAGCGATGCCGACAAATCCAATCTCGAGAAAATCAAAGGATTGAAAGTAATCAATCAGCGCGGCATGGCTATTCCAATTGGTGATCTAGTACACATATCTAAAAAGGTGAAAGAGAAAAGTATCTATCGTAAAAATCAAAAGCGAGTAGTATTTGTGTTAGCTGATTTGGCGGGCGATTTGGAAAGCCCTACTTATGCCATGATGGATATTTCTAAGAAGTTGAATGAAGTAAAAATGCCGCAAGGCTATGAATTAAAAGAGTTATACAACCACCAACCGGAATTTGAAGACGATTATACACTTAAGTGGGACGGAGAATGGCAAATTACTTTTGAGGTATTCCGTGATTTGGGAATTGCGTTTGGAGTAGTTATTATTTTGATCTACATGCTTATTGTAGGATGGTTTCAAGACTTTAAAGTTCCAATCGTAATGCTTGCAGCCATTCCGCTTTCACTCATAGGCATCATTCTAGGTCACTGGATTATGGGTGCTTACTTCACAGCGACCTCTATGATCGGTTTTATTGCACTGGCAGGGGTTATGGTGCGTAATTCAATTCTTCTAATTGATTTTATTAACATCCGCTTAGAAGAAGGCATACCATTAAAGCAAGCCATTATTGAGGCGGGAGCGGTGCGTACAACACCTATTTTATTGACAGCAGGAGCAGTGGTATTAGGAGCAATTATCATACTATTTGATCCCATTTTTCAAGGCTTGGCGATATCCTTAATGGGAGGAACAATTACGTCCACATTCCTTACCCTCATAGTAGTCCCGCTACTCTACTTTAAAATGATGCGCAGTTCAACTAAATAAAAATACTGACAAGATGAAACTATTAATAATAACAAGTCTAAAGGATTATCAGAAAGAAGCAATCAAGCTATTTCATAAGGCAGGCATAAAAGTATTTAGCGTATCCAAAACGATGGGCTTTAAAGAAAACGATTCAGCTAATTTAATGGATAGCTGGTTCAGCAATGAGGCAGAATACTTTGATTCCATAGTTTTGTTCTCGTTTACCACAGACGAGAAGTCTAGCCATGCTTTGGAGCTGGTGAATTTATACAACACTGAAAACAAAAATGAGTTCCCAATTCGGGCATTCATAATGTCTATTGAAAAGGCTAGTTATCAAATTTCCTAACATAAAAATTATATACATGCGCGAACGAATTGTAAGAACAGTAGCAGGCACTTTTGTATTGATCAGTTTAGTTTTAGCCTTTTGGGTAAGTAATTATTGGCTATGGTTTACTGCCTTTGTGGGTGTTAACTTGATTCAATCTTCCTTCACGGGATTCTGCCCTTTGGAAAAAATATTGGACAAGCTGAATATCGCGAAGAAGGTGAAAACAAGTTAGTGGTTTACAATAATCGCTCGCCAGATTTATTTTTATGAATGTGACAATAGTCACATTCAACCTACTCTTTATGGTTTAACTTTACATAACGATCGACAGCCAGAGCTAGAGCTTTCAAAGCCGTTTTAACCTTTAAAAACAAATATTTATGAAAAAGAACATGGGTATGGCAGACCGAGTTATCCGAATTTTCGTAGCACTAATAATTGCTGGCTTGTATTTTACAAACCAAATCACTGGTTTGGCGGCAATTATCCTTTTGATTTTTGCGGGTATTTTCATCCTTACAAGTTTTATTAGTTTTTGTCCATTGTATTTCCCGTTCGGGATTTCCACAAAGGTCAAACAAAAGTAAAATGGAGTTTATTGCTAAATATAAACTCACCTTGATAGGTGTAGTTGTGGGCTCGATTGGTGGCTTTCTATATTATTATTTTATAGGTTGTTCCAGTGGCACATGTGCTATTACTTCAAATCCTATAAATAGTTCTTTGTATGGAGCTTTGATGGGTGGTTTGGTTTTTAACATGACAAAAGAACAGAAAGCTAAAAAAGAATAAGATGAACTCAGAGAAAGTTATCGTTGCTAACATGAAGTGTAATGGTTGTGCTACCACGATTAAAAATG
This genomic window contains:
- a CDS encoding Crp/Fnr family transcriptional regulator; the encoded protein is MSALQLNSIFPQFDTELISNLENIGQVTEFKEGEILMRSGQYFKNSLLILEGRVKLYREGDDGEEFFLYYLEKGGACALSMICAAKNETSAIKARAITNVKALAVPILHMDALMKEHKQWYYFVLETYRSRFSELLEVIDHVVFHSMDEKLEFYLKRQFDSLGSKISITHHAIADDLNSSREVISRLLKKLESQKRISISRNEITRLNF
- a CDS encoding sulfite exporter TauE/SafE family protein is translated as MDNFLGYVVSGLIGVSLGLIGGGGSIIAVPMLVYLFHIEPVFATAYSLVIVGSTSLVGSIRSSLNKMVDFKTAFLFSIPSLVAVYLTRHFLLPQIPSMIFAAGEFILTKDTLLMIFFSALMIIASLKMITSTATEVQDGSEIQFDYLKMSIQAIILGIVTGIIGAGGGFLMIPALVLFAGLGMKKAIGTSLVIITINSLSGFLGDLGTGIQLNYTLVAIISGFAIAGVFVGTYLSKFIDGSNLKKGFGWFALIMALVILAKELFF
- a CDS encoding MBL fold metallo-hydrolase; amino-acid sequence: MTIEQIYTGCLAQGAYYIRSGNEAAIIDPLREVDSYIERARNDGATIKYILETHFHADFVSGHLDLAAKTGATIVFGPTAAPKFKAHIAIDGEELKVGNIVFKVLHTPGHTMESTTYLLKDEDGKEVAIFTGDTLFLGDVGRPDLAQKAAHLTKEQLAGLLFDSLHAKIIPLSDSLTVYPAHGAGSACGKNMSKDTVDTLGHQKQTNYALRASMSREEFINEVTDGLVAPPAYFPENVRMNKEGYESIDKVIKSGTQPLTTEEFEWIANETGALILDTRSANDFRMGFIPNSINIGIEGSFAPWVGALIPGVNQPLLIISDKGREEEVVTRLARVGYDNTLGYLNNGFESWVAAGKETDTIDSIAAEELSNQLTKDTIIIDVRKQSEFQAEHVEGAINLPLDFINDHLAEIPKQGKVFVHCAGGYRSMIAISILKARGWDNLIDVSGGFKAIAETAIPRTNFVCAK
- a CDS encoding TolC family protein, coding for MKEYLGLLLVTWGLSVSAQEIAPLKLQDALEVALKSNRELVIAKLDEEGSAAKFNQTNAVFLPQINVSYTAFTSNNPLNAFGFKLQQQGITQSDFDPSRLNNPSATPNFMAKAELNQPLINMDMIYARMAAHEQINVYAYKTKRTKEFIILEVQKAYTQLQLAHEAVNVLNEALQTSNAIYTSTNNRFEKGLLQKSDVLQVQVQVTATESKLSEAKSNVKNASDYLSLLMGTKTGIVYATDSISRVNNEQAIELQVNEGRADFQSMKAAIRAQDRMISSGRMAYIPKLNAFANYFINDKSALGFGSNSYLLGAQFSWNVFSGTSAKYKVSEYQVGRNKLEQQLKYQKEQSQLELDKANRQLNDASFSIKQYETSVSQASEALRILKNRFEQGLVTSNDLLQAQASLSQQKLMRAQAIFQYNTTISYLQFLTSTSEK
- a CDS encoding efflux RND transporter periplasmic adaptor subunit, which translates into the protein MNFRINQIAIVLAFGGVLLSCSGNEKENQSTKEEAVLVTVGSVSTQSTNYITTSGQVTSKETAVISTRVMGFVTGFKVKVGDKVKKGQLLVTISNGDILAKRAQAQAMLTEAEAALKDAKKDYERYEELYKQKSASAKEFENITLHYNSVKAKVEAAHQMKNEADAMLIYTNLTAPFSGIVTQRNLDEGSTANPGIPILMVEQVSSYEVRASVSEADIANIKTGMAAELEVKSTGKKYIGKIGEVSTSSQYSGGQYFIKISLPSQQELFSGMFVNVAIPIANAKTNENNILIPASALIYKDQLVGIYTISQSNKAILHWLKIGKTTGDKVEILSGLNADEKFILQSEGKLFNGAPISVK
- a CDS encoding efflux RND transporter permease subunit — its product is MNEGLSGNIAKAFIKSKLTILLMVAFLLIGAFSTMLTPREEEPQIDVPMADIFLRYPGASPKEVEARVAKPLEKIISNVKGVEYVYSTSMNGQAMVIVQFYVGEDIERSLVKLYNELMKNMDQMPPGVSMPLVKTRAIDDVPVLGITLWSEKYNDFELKQLGQALTSEIKKIPNVATVNIIGGRSRQVTVILDKDKLAQNHIDFLSISKQLAGSNAQMQSGNMINRDTVFSIDAGNFLSSAEEVENLIIGSNQDKPVYLKQVAKVEDGAESPSQYVFFGYGMHSDTLASKYRSNYPAVTLSIAKKKGADAMNLSEQIVAKVEHLKKELIPADVNVTQTRNYGETASEKVSELLLHLFVAVISVTLFVMLAMGWRGGLVVFLSVPVTFALTLFSYYMMDYTLNRITLFALVFITGIVVDDSIIIAENMHRHFKMKKLPFLQAAIFAINEVGNPTILATFTVIAAVLPMAFVSGMMGPYMSPMPIGASIAMMLSLVVALTLTPYLGYVFLREKEGHSSKPHPTLEESKIYKLYKAVINPMLETRWKRWAFILGTVAILLFSFSFFYMKWVAVKMLPFDNKNEFQVVIDMPEGTTLERTSVVTQEIGQYLADQRLVVNYQGYVGTAGPISFNGLVRHYDLRRGNNVADIQVNLVDKKDRSIQSHAIVKQLRPAVQAIAKKYNANVKLVEVPPGPPVLSTIVAEIYGPDYGEQIKVAQQVKNIIGQNEGVVDMDWMTEADQTEYSFEVDKEKAMRMGVAPAQVVATMNGALSNMPVGIMHNPVSFDPVNIVLQLSDADKSNLEKIKGLKVINQRGMAIPIGDLVHISKKVKEKSIYRKNQKRVVFVLADLAGDLESPTYAMMDISKKLNEVKMPQGYELKELYNHQPEFEDDYTLKWDGEWQITFEVFRDLGIAFGVVIILIYMLIVGWFQDFKVPIVMLAAIPLSLIGIILGHWIMGAYFTATSMIGFIALAGVMVRNSILLIDFINIRLEEGIPLKQAIIEAGAVRTTPILLTAGAVVLGAIIILFDPIFQGLAISLMGGTITSTFLTLIVVPLLYFKMMRSSTK
- a CDS encoding DUF2892 domain-containing protein, which produces MRERIVRTVAGTFVLISLVLAFWVSNYWLWFTAFVGVNLIQSSFTGFCPLEKILDKLNIAKKVKTS
- a CDS encoding DUF2892 domain-containing protein — protein: MKKNMGMADRVIRIFVALIIAGLYFTNQITGLAAIILLIFAGIFILTSFISFCPLYFPFGISTKVKQK